Proteins co-encoded in one Bacillus sp. FSL H8-0547 genomic window:
- a CDS encoding amidase domain-containing protein, which translates to MKKELAAAVKSKLEMLVNNRSARDLHLIEDSETLLRKKQILKDREVELLKGRADVQVLQVENVTAEEMHVTYKCHFKYFHNDRKSFYMEEKTEDRIAIFQNGMIVSDDKIEVNREDETDENREDESDERVPFRYDRLAAVQYAERWWNTHNPKYKNFDVNCTNYVSQCLRAGGAPMRGYPGRSAGWWMQNSNWSYSWTVAHSLTMHLGHSKTGLRASRVYKPEALMPGDVICYDFQGDGRFDHTTIVVAKDKSNMPLVNANTYNSRMRYWDYEDSTAYTPNIAYRFYHIEDDAGSKKQ; encoded by the coding sequence ATGAAAAAGGAACTTGCGGCTGCAGTAAAGAGCAAATTGGAGATGCTGGTCAACAATAGAAGTGCAAGGGATCTTCATCTTATCGAAGACAGTGAAACGCTGCTTAGAAAAAAGCAGATTCTAAAAGACCGGGAAGTGGAGCTTCTTAAAGGCAGAGCGGATGTGCAGGTGCTTCAGGTTGAGAACGTCACAGCCGAAGAAATGCACGTGACGTACAAGTGCCACTTTAAATATTTTCATAACGATCGGAAATCGTTCTATATGGAAGAAAAAACCGAAGACCGGATAGCCATTTTTCAAAATGGCATGATTGTCAGCGATGATAAGATTGAAGTGAACCGCGAAGATGAGACAGATGAAAACAGGGAAGACGAGTCAGATGAGCGGGTTCCGTTCCGGTATGACAGGCTCGCTGCGGTTCAGTATGCAGAGAGATGGTGGAACACGCACAATCCGAAGTATAAAAACTTTGATGTGAACTGCACGAACTATGTCTCTCAATGTCTGCGGGCAGGAGGAGCACCGATGCGCGGCTATCCCGGGCGCTCAGCCGGGTGGTGGATGCAAAACAGCAACTGGAGCTACAGCTGGACCGTTGCCCATTCCCTTACGATGCATCTCGGACATTCGAAAACAGGGCTGCGCGCATCAAGAGTCTACAAACCTGAAGCTCTCATGCCCGGCGATGTGATTTGCTATGACTTTCAGGGCGATGGCAGATTTGACCATACAACGATTGTTGTGGCAAAAGATAAATCAAACATGCCTCTGGTCAACGCCAATACGTACAACAGCAGAATGCGCTACTGGGATTATGAAGATTCCACTGCCTACACGCCAAACATCGCGTACAGATTTTATCATATAGAAGATGATGCAGGCTCAAAGAAACAATAA
- the queG gene encoding tRNA epoxyqueuosine(34) reductase QueG — protein MNAAELKQDLIAYSKSIGIDKIGFAQATVFEELKQRLIVHEQKGYMSGFEEPDIEKRTNPELLVPGAKSIISIALAYPSKLKDAPRSTKEDRRGIFCRASWGQDYHDVLRDRLRKLEAYILEKLPDAELKSMVDTGELSDRAAAERAGIGWSGKNCAIITPEFGSYVYLGEIITNIALPPDTPMEDRCGSCTICVDACPTGALVQGGQLDSSKCIAFLTQTKGFLEERYRKKLGNRLYGCDTCQTVCPENKGKDFHLHAEMEPDPEIAKPKLKPLLTMSNREFKEKFGHVSGSWRGKKPIQRNAIIALAHFKDSTAVPELTSLMQKDPRPVIRGTAAWALGVIGEKTSLPDLEKALQQEQDEEARAEMEKGLALLQQ, from the coding sequence ATGAATGCAGCCGAATTAAAACAAGATTTAATTGCATACAGCAAAAGCATCGGCATTGATAAAATCGGATTTGCGCAGGCAACCGTTTTTGAAGAACTGAAGCAGCGGCTGATTGTGCACGAGCAAAAGGGCTATATGTCAGGCTTTGAGGAGCCGGATATTGAAAAAAGAACGAACCCGGAATTGCTTGTGCCCGGAGCAAAATCGATTATATCGATTGCCCTTGCGTATCCTTCAAAGCTGAAGGACGCCCCGAGAAGCACGAAGGAAGACAGACGGGGAATTTTCTGCCGGGCATCATGGGGACAGGATTATCATGATGTGCTGAGAGACAGGCTGAGGAAGCTTGAAGCCTATATCCTTGAAAAGCTGCCGGATGCAGAGCTCAAGTCCATGGTTGATACCGGCGAATTGTCTGACCGTGCGGCCGCCGAGAGAGCGGGAATCGGGTGGAGCGGAAAAAACTGCGCCATTATTACACCAGAATTCGGTTCTTATGTCTACCTTGGCGAAATCATCACGAATATTGCCCTCCCTCCTGATACACCGATGGAGGACCGGTGCGGCAGCTGCACGATTTGTGTGGATGCATGCCCGACAGGTGCCCTTGTTCAGGGCGGCCAGCTTGATTCATCCAAATGCATTGCTTTTTTAACTCAGACAAAAGGGTTTCTTGAAGAAAGATACCGCAAGAAGCTTGGAAACCGACTGTACGGATGCGATACGTGCCAGACAGTCTGTCCGGAGAATAAAGGCAAGGACTTTCATCTGCATGCCGAAATGGAGCCGGACCCGGAAATTGCAAAGCCGAAGCTGAAACCGCTGCTTACGATGAGCAACCGCGAATTTAAAGAGAAGTTCGGTCATGTGTCAGGTTCCTGGCGCGGGAAAAAACCGATCCAGCGCAATGCGATCATTGCTCTTGCTCATTTTAAAGATTCAACGGCGGTTCCTGAATTAACGTCCTTGATGCAAAAAGATCCCCGCCCTGTGATCCGGGGAACGGCAGCCTGGGCACTGGGTGTTATCGGTGAAAAAACGAGTCTCCCTGATTTGGAGAAAGCTCTTCAGCAAGAACAGGACGAAGAGGCGCGAGCGGAAATGGAAAAAGGGCTAGCGCTTCTTCAGCAGTAG
- a CDS encoding response regulator, giving the protein MKAIIVDDEKHVREGLMLLADWKKHGIDLIMEAEDGEEAAALIKEHNPEIIFTDMRMPRRDGISLLKWLHAENTASKTIVVSGYDDFEYMRHAITYKSFDYILKPIEPDVLNETLERAVHEWREQAKSKSAHDEESRVINEVRPLYWDQLFSGLCLKKELSKDAEENIQKEYGVLFSSVQKTAAVLSLKACEGDREAAAASISGLCSEHLKDGLCFKNVNKEDELVLLLWKEKNPLAAAEEFIRLVKQKLKLNVLAAAGSTGFQLNETFGEAEAVLLTHDLRLKKTLAAPRDKGDKPLLHLFDFSNELKWAVQSGSIPQTEAQLVKIFAKLEQQHHLSLEQITLWEKQFELLRSNWIKEYEVSHKEGFYSGKAYWDSDGAFSMAKFKEEKTKEFTELITILSTVKYQKEKNNMQQIEEYLQQHYQEDITLQEIADKFYLSREYISRKFKQDYQTTLTDYLTGIRMEKAKSLLENPYLKIYEVAYGVGYQNEKYFSKVFKKYTGQTPNEYRQTAGK; this is encoded by the coding sequence GTGAAAGCGATCATAGTTGATGATGAAAAGCATGTAAGGGAAGGGCTCATGCTGCTCGCTGACTGGAAAAAGCACGGGATTGATCTCATTATGGAAGCGGAAGACGGCGAAGAGGCTGCAGCGCTCATTAAAGAACACAATCCTGAAATTATTTTTACAGATATGAGAATGCCAAGGCGCGACGGAATCAGTCTGTTAAAATGGCTGCATGCCGAGAACACGGCAAGCAAAACCATCGTCGTGAGCGGATATGATGATTTTGAGTACATGAGGCATGCTATCACCTATAAGAGCTTCGATTATATATTAAAGCCGATTGAGCCTGATGTGCTGAACGAGACGCTTGAGCGGGCTGTTCATGAATGGCGGGAACAGGCGAAATCAAAGTCTGCCCACGATGAGGAGAGCCGTGTCATCAATGAAGTCAGGCCCCTCTATTGGGATCAGCTTTTTTCAGGGCTTTGTCTGAAAAAAGAACTCTCAAAGGATGCTGAAGAAAACATACAGAAAGAATACGGGGTGCTTTTTTCAAGCGTTCAAAAAACGGCCGCTGTTCTCTCGCTGAAGGCATGTGAAGGAGACCGGGAAGCTGCTGCGGCCTCTATATCCGGCCTGTGCAGCGAGCACTTGAAGGACGGGCTCTGCTTTAAAAACGTGAATAAAGAGGATGAACTTGTTCTGCTTCTATGGAAGGAGAAAAATCCGCTTGCTGCGGCGGAAGAATTCATCAGGCTTGTCAAACAGAAGCTTAAGCTGAACGTTCTTGCTGCAGCTGGCAGCACCGGTTTTCAGCTGAATGAAACCTTTGGTGAGGCGGAGGCGGTTCTCCTTACACATGATCTCCGCCTGAAAAAAACGCTTGCCGCACCAAGGGACAAAGGAGACAAACCGCTGCTTCATCTGTTTGACTTTTCAAATGAGCTGAAGTGGGCGGTGCAGTCAGGCAGTATTCCTCAGACTGAAGCGCAGCTTGTAAAAATATTTGCAAAGCTTGAACAGCAGCATCATCTTTCCCTTGAGCAGATCACGCTGTGGGAAAAACAGTTTGAGCTCCTGCGAAGCAACTGGATCAAGGAATATGAAGTCAGCCACAAGGAAGGCTTTTATTCCGGAAAAGCTTACTGGGATTCAGACGGCGCTTTTTCCATGGCGAAATTTAAGGAAGAAAAAACAAAGGAATTTACAGAGCTTATCACCATTCTTTCGACCGTAAAGTATCAAAAAGAAAAAAACAACATGCAGCAAATCGAAGAATATCTTCAGCAGCATTATCAGGAGGACATTACGCTGCAGGAGATCGCAGACAAATTCTATTTAAGCAGGGAATACATCTCCCGAAAATTCAAGCAGGATTACCAGACAACCCTTACGGACTATTTGACCGGCATCCGTATGGAGAAGGCAAAATCGCTACTTGAAAATCCGTATCTCAAAATCTATGAAGTTGCATACGGCGTCGGCTACCAGAACGAAAAATACTTCAGCAAAGTCTTCAAAAAGTACACAGGCCAGACACCGAACGAATACAGGCAGACGGCAGGCAAGTAA
- a CDS encoding phenylalanine--tRNA ligase beta subunit-related protein: protein METSISPEITREVPGFKIGVIFYKNIEVSESPQMLKGRMRLFQESIFFEMEDKKVQDLEPIKEWRAIFKKLGTDPGRYRPSSEALYRRIQKQQYLEPFHSAVDLNNFFSLQHQIPFGIYDADELSGPVEIKVGAADDSYLAINGREVNMAGKLVSADENGPFGSPFVDSRRTAVTENTRNALHLIYLRPGMDVEQALEMLSSLTKMFTQIHGGTGDYKVIQ from the coding sequence ATGGAAACTTCAATCAGTCCCGAAATCACCCGGGAGGTACCCGGTTTTAAAATCGGCGTTATCTTCTATAAAAACATTGAAGTATCAGAATCGCCGCAAATGCTGAAAGGCAGAATGCGTCTGTTCCAGGAATCAATCTTCTTTGAAATGGAAGATAAAAAAGTCCAGGACCTCGAACCGATTAAAGAGTGGCGGGCCATTTTCAAAAAACTCGGCACAGATCCGGGGCGCTACCGTCCTTCAAGCGAGGCGCTGTACCGGAGAATCCAAAAGCAGCAGTATCTCGAACCGTTTCATTCCGCTGTTGACCTCAATAACTTCTTTTCGCTGCAGCATCAGATTCCGTTTGGCATTTACGATGCAGATGAACTGTCAGGTCCCGTTGAAATCAAGGTTGGGGCAGCAGATGATTCCTATCTTGCCATCAACGGACGGGAAGTAAATATGGCCGGCAAACTTGTATCTGCGGATGAAAACGGACCGTTTGGCAGCCCGTTTGTTGACTCCAGGCGGACGGCAGTCACGGAGAACACGCGCAATGCCCTGCATCTGATCTATTTAAGGCCAGGCATGGACGTGGAGCAGGCACTCGAGATGTTATCATCTTTAACGAAAATGTTCACGCAAATTCACGGCGGCACAGGAGATTATAAAGTGATACAGTAA